One region of Caldisericaceae bacterium genomic DNA includes:
- a CDS encoding 23S rRNA (pseudouridine(1915)-N(3))-methyltransferase RlmH, with translation MKIVIVLEFKLKNESYINLLNEYISRIKWYIPIEVIETKSVIEFLNKETYNILLDRSGKEFSSLEFEDFLSKLLLRTNKNIYFFIGGAEGFKEDILKKADFTVSLSRLTFAHELATVIFAEQLYRAFTIINNEKYHK, from the coding sequence ATGAAAATAGTAATAGTTCTTGAGTTTAAACTAAAAAACGAAAGTTACATAAATCTTCTAAATGAATACATCTCAAGGATTAAGTGGTATATACCCATTGAGGTTATAGAAACAAAATCAGTTATTGAATTTCTAAACAAAGAAACTTACAATATTCTTCTTGATAGAAGTGGTAAAGAGTTTAGTTCTTTAGAGTTTGAGGATTTTCTTTCAAAACTCCTTTTACGCACAAATAAAAATATCTACTTTTTTATAGGCGGTGCGGAAGGTTTTAAAGAAGACATTCTAAAGAAAGCAGACTTTACAGTTAGCCTTTCAAGATTAACTTTTGCTCACGAACTTGCAACGGTGATTTTTGCAGAGCAGTTATACAGAGCCTTTACGATTATTAATAATGAAAAATACCATAAATAG